The following proteins are encoded in a genomic region of Streptococcus sp. 29892:
- a CDS encoding metal ABC transporter permease has product MLEVLLILLAVGSSCGLIGSVLVVRNQAMLADALSHSVLLGIVLGFFVSHSLDSPLLLFGAAVFGLLTVLAIEGLHTRKLAQDAATGLLFTFFFALAVILISLFARNVHLDLDMVLMGEVLFAPLNRLDFLGLSLPLALVKSVGLLLVLLVFFSFKFQALTLYLLDKEQAKLQGIATKRLELGLIFLVSLTTVSSFEAVGSMAVIVFLLAPSMAALPWSKHFCQFLVLGQCCAILMIVLGFGLASWLDLTMSGTCSVMGLLTVCVSFFLKNALKT; this is encoded by the coding sequence GTGCTTGAGGTCTTATTGATTTTACTGGCTGTTGGTTCTTCTTGTGGCTTGATTGGGTCTGTCTTGGTGGTGCGCAATCAGGCCATGCTGGCAGATGCCTTGTCCCACTCGGTTCTGTTGGGGATAGTACTGGGCTTCTTTGTCAGTCACAGCCTAGATTCCCCCCTGCTACTGTTTGGGGCGGCGGTTTTTGGTCTACTGACAGTTCTAGCGATTGAGGGACTACACACTCGCAAGTTGGCTCAGGATGCGGCGACGGGCCTGCTCTTTACCTTTTTCTTTGCCCTAGCTGTTATTCTCATCTCCCTCTTTGCCCGTAATGTCCATCTGGACTTGGATATGGTCCTGATGGGCGAGGTGCTCTTTGCCCCTCTTAACAGGCTGGATTTTTTAGGGCTATCGCTACCCTTGGCCTTGGTCAAGTCTGTCGGGCTCTTACTGGTCTTGCTGGTCTTCTTTTCCTTTAAGTTTCAAGCTCTGACCCTCTATCTCTTGGACAAGGAGCAGGCTAAACTCCAAGGGATTGCCACCAAAAGGCTGGAGTTGGGATTGATTTTTCTGGTTTCCTTGACAACGGTCTCGTCCTTTGAAGCGGTCGGCTCTATGGCGGTCATTGTTTTCTTACTAGCACCCAGTATGGCAGCCTTACCTTGGTCGAAGCATTTCTGTCAGTTTTTAGTTTTGGGGCAATGCTGCGCCATTCTGATGATTGTTCTAGGCTTTGGGCTTGCCAGTTGGCTTGACCTGACCATGTCTGGCACCTGTTCGGTCATGGGTCTTCTGACAGTCTGCGTCAGCTTTTTCCTAAAAAATGCCCTAAAAACCTAG
- a CDS encoding metal ABC transporter permease, which yields MLDLLQDYSFWTVALGTLVLALAASQIGTISVLTRQSLIGDSLGHAAYPGIILSYMVFQSRQPLLLLIGAVASGYLSYGLVSWLCRGGRTSRVNALALVSAAFFGLGLVLKQYVQGNEAFQGAAQAGLENYVFGQAAFMQLDDVVLICLVAVLALFLFGWHYQSLKLYLFDKQFAKLVGIPVEKIDRMTLFLMMSLITVGLKVVGAILMSSFLIAPAVFGLLLGKSYGQTLALAAGIAGFSALLGSYVSSVVTGLSTGPAIIVCLSLSSLVAFAYVTYIRKENAGA from the coding sequence ATGCTTGATCTCTTGCAGGACTATTCTTTTTGGACGGTAGCTCTGGGAACCCTTGTTTTAGCCTTGGCGGCTAGTCAAATCGGGACCATTAGCGTCTTGACCAGACAGAGTTTAATCGGGGATAGCTTGGGGCATGCGGCCTATCCAGGTATCATCCTGTCCTATATGGTCTTTCAATCACGCCAGCCCCTGCTCCTCTTGATTGGAGCGGTGGCTTCGGGTTACCTGTCCTATGGTCTGGTCAGCTGGCTCTGTCGAGGAGGGCGGACCAGTCGTGTCAATGCCTTGGCCTTGGTTTCGGCAGCTTTTTTTGGACTGGGCTTGGTTCTCAAGCAGTATGTTCAGGGCAATGAGGCCTTTCAAGGAGCTGCCCAGGCAGGCTTGGAAAACTATGTTTTTGGTCAGGCTGCCTTTATGCAACTGGATGATGTTGTATTGATTTGCCTAGTAGCCGTGCTAGCCTTGTTCCTATTTGGCTGGCATTACCAGTCACTTAAGCTTTATCTGTTTGATAAACAGTTTGCCAAGCTAGTGGGTATTCCTGTGGAAAAGATTGACCGTATGACCCTGTTTCTGATGATGAGTTTGATTACGGTTGGCTTGAAGGTGGTTGGGGCTATCCTGATGAGTAGTTTCTTGATAGCACCGGCTGTCTTTGGCTTGCTTCTAGGAAAGTCCTATGGCCAGACCTTGGCATTAGCAGCAGGAATTGCTGGATTTTCAGCCCTACTTGGAAGTTATGTGAGTTCGGTGGTGACAGGTTTATCGACTGGACCGGCTATTATTGTTTGCTTGAGTTTGTCCTCTTTAGTGGCTTTTGCTTATGTGACCTATATCAGAAAGGAGAATGCAGGTGCTTGA
- a CDS encoding metal ABC transporter ATP-binding protein yields MEEILRVEDLSLHYGAGQVKALDRVSFQLPKGCRAALVGPNGAGKSSLFKAILGLEKGVSGKVSLLGQSEKLDQVIQKNVAYIPQASQVNWQFPARVLDIVLMGRFAHTSGFFRRPSSLDKEKAEQALEEMKISDLRNRQIDQLSGGQRQRVFLARALAQEAEIYMMDEPLAGIDQVTEQVIMDCLKKFQQEGKTSLVIHHDLLTLEKYFDYVLWLNGRLVAEGAMDQVDLLQAYQAAFGQEPALFLKEGLGHA; encoded by the coding sequence ATGGAAGAAATACTGAGAGTTGAAGACTTGTCCTTGCACTATGGTGCAGGACAGGTCAAGGCTCTAGATCGGGTCAGTTTTCAGCTGCCCAAGGGTTGTCGTGCAGCCCTGGTCGGACCAAATGGTGCAGGGAAATCGAGCTTGTTTAAGGCGATTTTGGGATTGGAGAAGGGGGTAAGTGGCAAGGTTTCGCTACTAGGTCAGTCAGAGAAACTGGACCAAGTTATTCAAAAAAATGTTGCCTATATTCCCCAAGCCAGCCAGGTCAACTGGCAGTTTCCTGCAAGGGTTCTTGATATTGTCCTGATGGGGCGGTTTGCCCATACCAGTGGTTTCTTCCGTCGACCAAGTTCCTTAGATAAGGAAAAGGCAGAGCAGGCTCTGGAAGAGATGAAAATCAGTGATTTACGCAATCGACAGATTGACCAGCTATCTGGAGGTCAGCGGCAACGAGTCTTTCTAGCTAGGGCCTTGGCCCAGGAAGCTGAAATCTACATGATGGATGAGCCTTTGGCTGGGATTGATCAGGTGACAGAGCAAGTCATCATGGACTGTTTGAAGAAGTTCCAGCAAGAAGGCAAGACCTCCCTGGTTATCCACCATGACCTTTTGACCTTGGAAAAGTATTTTGATTATGTCCTCTGGCTCAATGGTCGTTTGGTGGCAGAGGGGGCTATGGATCAGGTGGATTTGCTGCAAGCCTATCAAGCTGCCTTTGGTCAGGAACCAGCCTTGTTTCTAAAGGAGGGGCTCGGTCATGCTTGA
- a CDS encoding metal ABC transporter solute-binding protein, Zn/Mn family, with the protein MKKLILSLALLLSLIGLGACRSTQSPEASSKPRVAVTTSFLNDMVYQLAGDEVERDLLIPAGEDPHLYVAKASDLSKLQKADLVLYHGLHFEGKMVEALEKTGVAVSKNFAQSDLTTMDEDGQQIVDPHFWFSIPLYKSAVAVASEELQKLLPEKAELIQKNTENYLAQLDDLHTWIEKELSVLPAESRYLVTPHDAFNYFAASYDFTLYAPQGISTESEVANSDMIETVNMILEHGIKAIFTESTTSPERMEKLQEAVKAKGGQVAIVSGEGKELFSDSLAPEGEEGATFIDMYKHNVQLIVEHLQ; encoded by the coding sequence ATGAAAAAACTAATTCTTAGTTTGGCTCTGCTATTGTCCCTTATCGGACTAGGAGCCTGTCGTTCAACGCAAAGCCCAGAGGCTTCCAGCAAGCCGCGAGTGGCGGTCACGACCTCTTTCCTCAATGACATGGTCTACCAGCTGGCAGGAGATGAGGTGGAGCGAGATCTACTAATTCCAGCAGGGGAAGACCCGCACCTCTATGTTGCCAAAGCCAGCGACCTGTCCAAGTTGCAGAAGGCAGATTTGGTCCTCTACCATGGTTTGCACTTTGAGGGCAAGATGGTGGAAGCCTTGGAAAAGACAGGGGTAGCAGTGTCTAAGAACTTTGCCCAGTCGGATTTGACTACCATGGATGAGGATGGTCAGCAGATTGTGGACCCTCACTTCTGGTTTTCTATTCCTCTCTATAAATCAGCGGTAGCGGTAGCTTCTGAGGAGTTGCAAAAACTTCTTCCGGAAAAAGCAGAGCTGATTCAGAAAAATACGGAAAATTACCTAGCTCAGTTGGATGACTTGCATACTTGGATTGAAAAAGAGCTGAGTGTCCTGCCTGCTGAGAGCCGTTACCTGGTAACCCCACATGATGCCTTTAACTACTTCGCAGCCAGCTATGACTTTACTCTCTATGCACCGCAGGGCATTAGTACCGAGTCTGAAGTTGCCAACAGCGATATGATTGAAACGGTCAATATGATTTTAGAACATGGTATCAAGGCCATCTTTACCGAGTCAACAACCAGTCCAGAACGCATGGAAAAATTGCAGGAAGCTGTCAAGGCCAAGGGTGGTCAAGTAGCGATTGTAAGCGGTGAAGGCAAGGAGCTATTCTCAGATTCCCTAGCACCAGAAGGGGAAGAGGGAGCGACATTTATCGATATGTACAAGCACAATGTCCAGTTAATTGTGGAGCATTTGCAGTAA
- a CDS encoding metal-dependent transcriptional regulator produces MTPNKEDYLKVIYELGQTEQKITNKQIAEKMNFSAPAVSEMLKKMVTEELIEKDKSAGYLLSQAALEMVANLYRKHRLIEVFLVEQLGYSPEQVHEEAEILEHTVSDHFINRLDKLLGYPPTCPHGGSIPKENQLLVERYQTRLSQLTETGSYQLVRIHDFYQLLQYLEQHELTVGDQLLVTAFDQFAQTITIQYKDKELAIPVIIAQELFVEKTNRPA; encoded by the coding sequence ATGACACCAAACAAAGAAGACTACCTGAAAGTCATTTACGAACTAGGGCAGACAGAACAGAAAATCACCAATAAGCAGATTGCTGAAAAGATGAATTTTTCCGCCCCAGCCGTTTCCGAAATGCTGAAAAAAATGGTCACGGAAGAGTTGATTGAAAAAGATAAATCAGCAGGTTACCTCCTCAGCCAAGCTGCCTTGGAAATGGTAGCCAACCTCTACCGCAAGCACCGCCTGATAGAAGTCTTTTTAGTTGAACAGCTGGGCTATTCCCCTGAACAAGTCCATGAAGAAGCTGAAATTTTAGAACACACCGTTTCAGACCATTTCATCAACCGACTAGATAAACTCTTGGGTTATCCCCCAACCTGCCCACACGGTGGTAGCATTCCTAAAGAAAATCAGTTGCTTGTAGAACGCTACCAGACCCGGCTGTCCCAACTGACCGAAACTGGCAGCTACCAACTGGTTCGTATCCATGACTTCTACCAGCTTCTCCAATACCTGGAACAACATGAGTTAACTGTTGGCGATCAACTACTTGTGACAGCCTTCGACCAGTTTGCCCAGACCATTACCATCCAGTACAAGGACAAAGAACTGGCCATACCTGTAATCATCGCCCAAGAATTATTCGTAGAAAAGACTAATCGCCCAGCCTAA
- the dtd gene encoding D-aminoacyl-tRNA deacylase, protein MKIVLQRVSQASVTIDGSIHGQIDQGLLLLVGVGPDDSQEDLDYAVRKIVNMRIFSDEAGKMNKSVQDVAGKILSISQFTLFADTKKGNRPAFTGAAAPALASQLYDAFNQSLSAFVPVEVGVFGADMAVSLVNDGPVTIVLDTKNR, encoded by the coding sequence ATGAAAATTGTATTACAACGTGTATCACAGGCCAGTGTGACCATCGACGGAAGTATCCATGGGCAAATTGATCAGGGGCTTTTGCTTCTAGTCGGTGTGGGACCAGATGACAGCCAGGAAGACCTGGACTATGCTGTTCGAAAAATCGTCAATATGCGGATATTTTCAGATGAAGCAGGCAAGATGAACAAGTCTGTTCAAGATGTGGCGGGCAAGATTTTATCCATTTCCCAATTTACCCTTTTTGCAGACACCAAAAAAGGCAATCGCCCTGCCTTTACAGGAGCAGCAGCTCCTGCCCTAGCCAGCCAACTCTACGATGCTTTTAACCAATCCCTGTCAGCCTTTGTGCCGGTTGAAGTGGGCGTTTTTGGGGCGGATATGGCGGTCAGTCTGGTCAATGATGGGCCGGTGACCATTGTTTTGGATACGAAAAATCGCTAG
- a CDS encoding RelA/SpoT family protein, translating into MKEINFTGEEVVGLTATYLPAEDVAFVQKALDFATEAHKSQFRKSGEPYIVHPIQVAGILAGLKLDAVTVACGFLHDVVEDTEVTLDEMEAEFGPEVRHIVGGVTKLGKVEYKSHEEQLAENHRNMLIAMSQDMRVILVKLADRLHNMRTLKHLRKDKQERISRETMEIYAPLAHRLGISSIKWELEDMSFRYLNEIEFYKITRMMREKRREREELVNEVVDKLREYTEERHLHGQIYGRPKHIYSIYRKMHDKKKRFDELYDLTAIRCLMDTPSDVYAMLGYIHELWKPMPGRFKDYIASPKANGYQSIHTTVYGPKGPIEFQIRTVEMHQVAEYGVAAHWAYKRGGKATASEKELRWINNLIELQEGAGDAQSFVDSVKDDIFTERIYVFTPDGAVRELPKDSVPIDFAYEIHTKVGERATGAKVNGRMVPLTTKLKTGDQVEIITSANSFGPSRDWVNLVKTHKARNKIKQFFKNQDKELSISKGREMLQNLLQENGYVPNQYLDRRHMDEVLQKTSYKTDEALYAAVGFGEVSAVSIFNRLTEKERREAERAKAKAVADELVNGGEVKHDNKDSLKIRHEGGVVIEGASGLLIRIAKCCNPVPGDEIVGYITKGRGVAVHRVDCMNLKSQENYDVRLIDVGWEDENSTKEYMANIDIYGLNRSGLLNDVLKVLTNASKNISSVNAQPTKDMKFATIHVSFGISNLATLTSLVDKIKSVPEVYSVKRTNG; encoded by the coding sequence ATGAAGGAAATTAATTTTACAGGAGAAGAGGTCGTTGGGCTAACTGCCACCTATCTTCCAGCCGAAGATGTTGCCTTTGTTCAGAAGGCATTGGACTTTGCGACGGAGGCACACAAGTCACAATTTCGCAAATCAGGCGAACCTTATATTGTTCACCCCATCCAAGTAGCGGGAATTTTGGCAGGACTTAAGCTTGATGCTGTCACTGTTGCCTGTGGCTTCTTGCATGATGTGGTTGAGGATACGGAAGTTACCTTGGATGAGATGGAGGCTGAATTTGGACCAGAGGTTCGCCATATAGTCGGTGGTGTGACCAAGCTGGGTAAGGTAGAGTACAAGTCTCATGAGGAGCAACTAGCTGAAAACCACCGCAATATGCTGATTGCCATGTCCCAAGACATGCGGGTCATTCTGGTTAAACTGGCAGACCGTCTCCACAACATGCGGACCCTCAAGCACTTGCGCAAGGACAAACAAGAACGAATTTCACGTGAAACAATGGAAATCTATGCACCGCTTGCCCACCGACTTGGTATTTCTTCTATCAAGTGGGAATTGGAAGATATGTCCTTCCGCTATCTCAATGAGATTGAATTCTATAAGATAACTCGAATGATGAGGGAAAAGCGTCGTGAGCGGGAAGAATTGGTCAATGAAGTTGTTGACAAGTTGCGAGAATATACAGAGGAGCGCCATCTACATGGTCAGATTTACGGTAGACCCAAGCATATTTACTCTATCTATCGGAAGATGCATGACAAGAAAAAACGCTTTGATGAGCTGTACGACTTGACTGCTATCCGGTGCTTGATGGATACACCGAGCGATGTCTATGCTATGCTAGGCTACATTCATGAACTATGGAAGCCCATGCCAGGTCGTTTCAAGGACTACATTGCCAGTCCAAAAGCCAATGGCTACCAGTCCATTCATACGACAGTCTATGGACCAAAGGGACCGATTGAGTTCCAGATTCGGACAGTGGAAATGCATCAGGTGGCAGAGTACGGGGTGGCGGCTCACTGGGCCTACAAGCGTGGCGGAAAGGCAACTGCCAGCGAAAAAGAATTGCGATGGATTAACAACCTGATTGAACTCCAAGAAGGAGCAGGGGATGCCCAATCCTTCGTCGATTCGGTTAAGGACGATATTTTTACAGAGCGTATTTACGTTTTCACGCCAGATGGTGCGGTGCGTGAATTGCCTAAGGACTCCGTACCCATTGACTTCGCCTATGAAATTCATACCAAGGTCGGCGAGCGGGCGACAGGTGCCAAGGTTAACGGCCGTATGGTGCCTCTGACGACCAAGCTTAAGACAGGTGATCAGGTGGAAATCATCACCTCTGCCAACTCTTTCGGTCCCAGTCGTGACTGGGTCAACTTGGTTAAAACCCACAAGGCTCGCAATAAAATCAAGCAGTTCTTCAAGAATCAGGACAAGGAACTATCTATTTCCAAGGGGCGGGAGATGCTTCAGAACCTACTCCAAGAAAATGGCTACGTTCCCAACCAATACCTGGACCGTCGTCACATGGACGAGGTCTTGCAAAAGACTAGTTACAAAACGGATGAAGCCTTATATGCAGCGGTTGGTTTTGGAGAAGTTTCTGCCGTGTCAATCTTTAACCGTCTGACAGAGAAAGAACGCCGAGAAGCTGAGAGGGCTAAGGCCAAGGCTGTTGCGGATGAATTGGTCAACGGTGGCGAAGTCAAACACGACAACAAAGATAGTTTGAAAATCCGTCACGAAGGTGGTGTGGTCATTGAAGGGGCGTCAGGCTTGCTGATACGGATTGCCAAATGTTGTAATCCAGTACCTGGCGATGAAATTGTCGGCTACATCACCAAGGGGCGTGGGGTAGCCGTTCACCGTGTAGACTGTATGAACCTCAAGAGCCAGGAAAACTACGATGTCCGTCTGATTGATGTCGGTTGGGAGGATGAAAATTCGACCAAGGAATACATGGCAAACATTGACATCTACGGGCTCAACCGTTCAGGTCTCCTCAATGATGTTCTCAAGGTTTTGACAAATGCCAGCAAGAACATTTCTTCGGTCAATGCCCAGCCAACCAAGGATATGAAATTTGCGACTATCCACGTTTCCTTTGGTATTTCTAACCTAGCAACCTTGACCAGTCTGGTGGACAAGATCAAATCAGTGCCAGAAGTTTACTCAGTGAAAAGGACCAACGGATAA
- a CDS encoding GNAT family N-acetyltransferase has product MNISPKLFDTIPFIEHSAFRLRTIHESDLEDLWEIYSNPVHFQMTPNTSTQNKETLRKRIGHFQRDFNKKKCLFLGLEHQGRLIGVLEVFDHKKRSASVTIGYRIHHAFWNQGLASQAVSLLCHFLIEECLIKAIVAFVLPENRASQKVLLKNGFQQSGQIEEVWKGLGQVSLLEFERK; this is encoded by the coding sequence ATGAACATCAGCCCTAAACTATTCGACACTATTCCATTTATTGAACATTCAGCGTTTCGATTACGTACCATCCATGAGTCAGACCTCGAGGACCTGTGGGAAATCTATTCCAATCCCGTTCACTTTCAGATGACACCCAACACTTCCACTCAAAACAAAGAAACCCTCCGAAAACGCATTGGGCATTTCCAGAGGGATTTCAATAAGAAGAAATGCTTATTCTTGGGCTTGGAACATCAAGGGAGATTGATTGGCGTTTTGGAAGTTTTCGACCACAAGAAACGGTCTGCGTCGGTAACCATTGGCTATCGGATTCATCATGCCTTCTGGAATCAGGGTCTAGCTAGTCAGGCAGTCAGCCTGCTCTGCCATTTCCTAATAGAAGAATGTCTGATAAAAGCAATCGTTGCCTTTGTCCTGCCAGAAAACAGAGCCTCTCAGAAGGTGCTACTGAAAAATGGTTTTCAACAGAGTGGGCAAATCGAGGAGGTCTGGAAGGGCTTGGGGCAAGTCAGTCTGTTAGAATTTGAACGAAAATAG
- a CDS encoding DUF554 domain-containing protein, with product MFALGTIINTVAIALAGVLGSWFGHLLKERHQSGLTVASGVAILFLGISGTLTGLLRVENGQLVTQNTMLFVLSLAFGTFLGEVLHIEGWFERLGIWLREKSGNSQDGQFLDAFLTASLTVCIGAMAILGAIQDGLTGDYRLLAVKSILDFIIILIMTSSLGKGAGFSAVPVFLFQGSVTLLARLIEPLMTDQALANLSFIGSALIFCVGVNIIWDRKIRVANMLPAILIAVVWSCFA from the coding sequence ATGTTCGCATTAGGAACCATTATCAATACGGTGGCCATTGCCCTAGCAGGTGTACTAGGGTCTTGGTTTGGGCATTTACTAAAAGAACGCCATCAATCAGGACTAACGGTAGCGAGCGGCGTTGCCATTCTCTTTTTAGGGATTTCAGGAACGCTGACTGGACTTTTACGAGTGGAAAATGGTCAACTGGTCACCCAGAACACCATGCTTTTTGTACTCAGTCTAGCTTTCGGTACTTTCTTAGGAGAAGTCCTGCATATTGAAGGCTGGTTTGAACGATTGGGTATCTGGCTCCGTGAAAAATCGGGAAATAGTCAAGATGGGCAATTCTTAGATGCTTTCCTGACAGCTTCTTTGACCGTTTGTATCGGTGCCATGGCCATACTAGGAGCCATCCAAGATGGATTGACGGGTGATTATCGTTTGTTGGCCGTAAAGAGTATTTTGGACTTTATTATCATTTTGATTATGACCTCGAGTTTGGGTAAGGGAGCAGGCTTTTCAGCAGTACCCGTTTTTCTCTTTCAAGGCTCTGTGACTCTTTTGGCCCGCCTGATTGAACCTTTGATGACGGATCAGGCCCTTGCCAATCTCTCCTTTATCGGCTCCGCCCTCATCTTCTGTGTCGGTGTCAATATCATCTGGGACAGAAAGATTCGCGTTGCTAATATGCTGCCTGCCATTCTTATCGCGGTTGTTTGGAGCTGCTTTGCATAA
- a CDS encoding 16S rRNA (uracil(1498)-N(3))-methyltransferase yields the protein MQQYFVNGRAPQGVFQISDKDTAKHMFSVMRLQADDQIVLVFDDGIKRLARVVDSQSQSVEIIEELADNVELPVSVTIAMGFPKGDKLEFVAQKATELGMAALWAFPADWSVVKWDGKKLAKKAEKLEKIAQGAAEQSKRNRIPAIRLFEKKADFLSQLAGFDRIILAYEEAAKEGEQANLVKILSGLEIGQSVLVIVGPEGGVSPEEVAAFEGAGAVKTGLGPRILRAETAPLYALSAISYATELLS from the coding sequence ATGCAGCAGTATTTTGTCAATGGCAGAGCACCGCAGGGCGTGTTCCAGATTAGCGATAAGGACACAGCCAAGCATATGTTTTCTGTTATGCGTTTGCAGGCAGATGACCAGATAGTCCTAGTCTTTGACGACGGGATTAAACGCTTGGCGCGTGTAGTGGACAGCCAGAGCCAATCTGTTGAAATCATCGAAGAACTGGCAGACAATGTCGAATTACCCGTTTCCGTTACTATTGCCATGGGCTTTCCAAAGGGAGATAAGCTCGAATTTGTCGCCCAAAAGGCAACGGAGTTAGGCATGGCAGCTCTTTGGGCCTTTCCAGCGGACTGGTCTGTGGTCAAATGGGACGGTAAAAAACTGGCAAAGAAAGCAGAAAAGTTAGAAAAAATCGCCCAAGGAGCAGCCGAGCAAAGCAAACGCAATCGCATTCCAGCAATTCGTTTGTTTGAGAAAAAAGCTGATTTCCTATCCCAGCTGGCAGGATTTGACCGGATTATCTTAGCCTACGAAGAGGCTGCAAAAGAGGGTGAACAAGCCAACCTGGTGAAAATCTTGTCTGGCTTAGAAATCGGCCAATCAGTTCTGGTCATCGTCGGTCCAGAAGGTGGCGTGTCGCCTGAGGAAGTAGCCGCATTTGAAGGAGCAGGAGCGGTCAAGACAGGCCTTGGTCCTCGCATTCTTCGAGCGGAAACGGCTCCCCTCTACGCCCTTTCTGCCATTAGCTACGCGACGGAATTGTTGAGTTAG
- the prmA gene encoding 50S ribosomal protein L11 methyltransferase: protein MNSWQELTIHVHRDAEEAVSNLMIETGSQGVAISDSADYVGQEDRFGELYPEVEQSDMIAITAYYPDTLDIEEVKADLATRLADLTGFGLETGQISLESQELAEEDWADNWKKYYEPARITHDLTIVPSWTDYEATAGEKIICLDPGMAFGTGTHPTTKMSLFALSQVLRGGETVIDVGTGSGVLSIASSLLGAKEIYAYDLDEVAVRVAQENIDLNANTSNIHVAAGDLLRGIDIEAEVIVANILADILIHLTEDAYRLVKDEGYLIMSGIIADKWDMVRASAEAAGFFLETHMIQGEWNCCVFKKTTDRLGVIGG, encoded by the coding sequence ATGAACTCATGGCAAGAATTAACGATTCACGTGCATCGTGATGCAGAAGAAGCAGTTTCAAATCTCATGATTGAAACGGGCAGTCAGGGGGTGGCCATTAGCGACTCGGCTGACTATGTGGGACAGGAGGACCGTTTCGGTGAACTCTATCCCGAGGTGGAGCAGTCGGATATGATTGCCATTACGGCCTACTATCCTGACACTTTGGATATTGAGGAAGTTAAGGCAGATTTGGCTACTCGCTTGGCGGATTTGACAGGTTTTGGCTTGGAGACAGGTCAGATTAGCTTAGAAAGTCAGGAATTGGCAGAGGAAGACTGGGCGGACAACTGGAAGAAATACTATGAACCAGCCCGCATTACCCACGATTTGACTATTGTACCGTCTTGGACGGACTACGAGGCGACTGCTGGTGAGAAGATTATCTGTCTGGATCCAGGCATGGCTTTCGGTACAGGAACCCACCCGACCACTAAGATGAGCCTTTTTGCTCTTTCTCAGGTCCTGCGTGGTGGTGAAACGGTCATCGACGTCGGTACAGGTTCAGGCGTTCTCTCCATTGCAAGTTCTCTCTTGGGTGCCAAGGAGATTTACGCCTATGACTTGGATGAAGTGGCGGTGCGTGTGGCCCAGGAAAACATTGACCTCAATGCCAATACTAGCAATATTCATGTCGCAGCGGGCGATTTGCTTCGTGGCATTGACATTGAGGCGGAAGTCATTGTTGCCAACATCTTGGCGGACATTCTCATCCATCTGACCGAGGATGCCTACCGTCTGGTCAAGGACGAGGGTTACCTGATTATGAGCGGTATCATCGCGGACAAGTGGGACATGGTGCGAGCATCTGCGGAGGCGGCTGGCTTCTTCCTTGAGACCCACATGATCCAGGGCGAGTGGAATTGCTGCGTCTTTAAGAAGACGACTGACCGCTTAGGTGTGATTGGAGGCTAG
- a CDS encoding putative holin-like toxin encodes MLLSVADGLIVMLTFASLLVEILSLIIVIILAIRDKK; translated from the coding sequence ATGCTTTTGTCCGTAGCTGATGGACTGATTGTCATGCTCACATTCGCAAGTCTACTTGTTGAAATACTGAGCTTGATAATCGTCATCATTTTAGCTATTCGAGATAAAAAATAA
- a CDS encoding ASCH domain-containing protein: MVHEMLLAPKPFEMMKSGQKTIELRLYDEKRKYIRIGDFIRFYCTENQTQTIEVQVLDLHIFDNFAQLYKELDLLSCGYTQSSIKEAKPEDMEVYYSREQLEQYGAVGIELRVIDSI, encoded by the coding sequence ATGGTTCATGAAATGTTACTGGCTCCAAAACCTTTTGAAATGATGAAGTCTGGTCAGAAGACCATTGAGCTACGACTTTATGATGAGAAGCGAAAGTATATACGCATTGGAGATTTTATCCGTTTTTATTGTACAGAAAATCAGACGCAAACGATCGAGGTGCAAGTATTAGATCTTCACATATTTGATAATTTTGCTCAGTTATACAAAGAACTGGATTTATTGTCTTGTGGGTATACGCAAAGCAGTATCAAAGAGGCGAAACCAGAAGATATGGAAGTTTACTATTCGCGAGAACAATTAGAACAATATGGTGCAGTGGGTATAGAATTGAGGGTAATAGATTCTATTTGA